A region of Alkalinema sp. FACHB-956 DNA encodes the following proteins:
- the rpmE gene encoding 50S ribosomal protein L31, which produces MPKPGIHPQWHAEAKVVCNGEEVMVVGSTKPNMNVDVWSGNHPFFTGTQKIIDTEGRVDRFMRKYGMKQK; this is translated from the coding sequence ATGCCGAAGCCTGGAATTCATCCCCAATGGCACGCCGAAGCCAAAGTAGTTTGTAACGGCGAAGAAGTTATGGTTGTGGGTTCGACCAAGCCCAACATGAATGTTGATGTCTGGTCTGGTAACCACCCCTTCTTCACCGGAACCCAAAAGATTATCGACACCGAAGGTCGAGTCGATCGGTTCATGCGGAAGTATGGCATGAAGCAAAAATAG
- the truA gene encoding tRNA pseudouridine(38-40) synthase TruA, which produces MVKAAADLDNQRVALVVQYLGTHFYGWQRQLNQRTVQEELETAIAAVLSQKRVVIHAAGRTDTGVHAAAQVVHFDAQTYIPAHRWMGILNRRLPADIVIRAAVPVPATWHARFSATYRRYRYTLYTASRPNLFVAPLAWHYYHEPLDHERIQKALDPLVGRHHLAAFHRAGSKRPHSWVDVQEAFCKRQGDFLTIEVQASGFLYGMMRLLVGLLVQVGRGDRTPEEFTELWMSERREDVKYAAPPQGLCLLRVGYDDNPFPPEAWFDTQPQLVLPPEKPDVWMS; this is translated from the coding sequence ATGGTGAAGGCTGCTGCTGATCTAGATAACCAACGAGTTGCCCTTGTGGTGCAATACCTGGGAACTCATTTCTATGGTTGGCAGCGCCAGCTCAACCAACGAACGGTGCAGGAAGAGTTAGAGACGGCGATCGCGGCGGTTCTCTCCCAAAAGCGGGTGGTGATCCATGCCGCAGGACGGACGGATACCGGTGTTCATGCCGCAGCTCAGGTGGTGCATTTCGATGCCCAAACCTACATTCCTGCCCATCGCTGGATGGGAATTCTCAACCGTCGATTACCTGCTGATATTGTCATCCGTGCGGCTGTTCCCGTTCCAGCCACCTGGCATGCTCGATTCTCGGCAACCTATCGGCGCTACCGTTATACCTTGTATACGGCTTCCCGTCCCAATCTGTTTGTTGCACCCTTGGCTTGGCATTACTACCATGAGCCTCTAGATCATGAGCGGATTCAGAAAGCATTGGATCCCTTAGTCGGTCGCCATCACTTAGCTGCGTTCCACCGTGCAGGGTCTAAGCGCCCCCACTCCTGGGTGGATGTACAGGAAGCCTTTTGCAAGCGCCAAGGGGATTTTCTGACCATTGAGGTGCAGGCTAGTGGTTTTCTGTATGGCATGATGCGTCTCCTGGTGGGGCTGCTCGTGCAGGTGGGACGTGGCGATCGCACCCCAGAGGAATTCACGGAATTGTGGATGTCGGAACGCCGCGAGGATGTGAAATACGCCGCTCCGCCCCAAGGTTTGTGTTTACTTCGCGTGGGTTATGACGACAATCCTTTCCCGCCGGAAGCCTGGTTTGATACACAGCCACAGTTGGTTTTGCCGCCTGAAAAACCAGATGTTTGGATGAGCTAA
- the rplM gene encoding 50S ribosomal protein L13: MEKTYLPSQDAERNWYVVDAADQRLGRLASEVARVLRGKNKPNYTPSMDVGDFVIVINAEKIAVTGKKRSQKLYRRHSGRPGGMKVETFEKLQNRLPERIIEKAVKGMLPKTSLGRQLFTKLKVYAGADHPHAAQKPEVLTINTIPGGEG, translated from the coding sequence ATGGAAAAGACCTATCTCCCCTCTCAAGATGCTGAGCGCAATTGGTACGTCGTGGATGCGGCGGATCAGCGCCTGGGTCGCCTCGCTAGCGAAGTGGCACGGGTCCTGCGTGGTAAGAATAAGCCCAACTACACGCCTTCGATGGATGTGGGTGATTTTGTAATTGTGATTAACGCTGAGAAAATCGCTGTAACGGGTAAGAAGCGCTCTCAGAAGCTCTATCGTCGCCACTCCGGTCGCCCCGGTGGGATGAAGGTAGAAACCTTTGAAAAGCTGCAAAATCGCTTGCCTGAGCGGATTATTGAAAAAGCGGTCAAGGGAATGCTGCCGAAAACCTCCTTGGGTCGCCAGTTGTTTACCAAGTTGAAGGTATACGCCGGAGCCGATCATCCCCATGCGGCTCAAAAGCCTGAAGTGCTGACGATCAACACGATTCCTGGAGGAGAAGGTTAA
- the rpmJ gene encoding 50S ribosomal protein L36 yields MKVRASVRRMCDKCRVIRRRGRVMVICENPKHKQRQG; encoded by the coding sequence ATGAAAGTTCGAGCTTCTGTTCGCCGTATGTGCGACAAGTGCCGCGTGATTCGTCGTCGCGGTCGCGTGATGGTTATTTGCGAAAACCCCAAGCATAAACAGCGTCAAGGTTAA
- a CDS encoding DNA-directed RNA polymerase subunit alpha, whose protein sequence is MAQFQVECVETSTDKDQSQYSRFILEPLERGQGSTVGNALRRVLLSNLEGAAIIAVRIAGVSHEFSTIPGVREDVLDILLNMKKVVLKTYSAQPQIGRLLVQGPATVTAGHFDLPSEVEIVSPDQYIATVAPGHTLEMEFRIERGKGYRGVDRIRDEAVSLDFLQLDSVFMPVRKVNYTVEDARAGGAIDRDRLIMEVWTNGSLTPQEALSQAANILVDLFNPLKDVNFEAVETDIDADEHPESQIPIEELQLSVRAYNCLKRAQINSVADLLDYTQEDLLEIKNFGAKSAEEVVEALQERLGITLPKEKSSKSSS, encoded by the coding sequence GTGGCACAGTTTCAGGTTGAGTGTGTAGAAACCAGCACTGACAAAGATCAGAGTCAATACAGTCGGTTTATCTTAGAACCCCTTGAGCGTGGTCAGGGTTCGACGGTCGGTAATGCATTGCGTCGGGTGTTGCTTTCTAACTTGGAAGGTGCGGCCATTATTGCAGTACGCATTGCTGGCGTCAGCCATGAGTTTTCGACAATCCCCGGGGTTCGAGAGGATGTTCTGGATATTCTTCTCAATATGAAGAAGGTTGTTCTGAAAACCTACTCGGCTCAACCCCAGATTGGGCGTTTGTTAGTGCAAGGTCCGGCAACTGTAACCGCTGGCCATTTTGACCTACCCTCCGAAGTCGAAATCGTCTCTCCTGATCAGTACATTGCCACCGTAGCTCCGGGGCATACGCTGGAAATGGAGTTTCGGATTGAGCGGGGTAAGGGCTACCGCGGGGTCGATCGGATTCGAGATGAAGCCGTGTCCTTGGATTTTCTCCAACTGGATTCTGTGTTTATGCCCGTTCGTAAAGTCAACTACACTGTAGAAGATGCCCGGGCGGGTGGCGCGATTGATCGCGATCGCTTGATCATGGAAGTCTGGACCAACGGTAGTTTGACGCCCCAGGAAGCCCTCAGCCAAGCGGCGAATATCCTGGTTGACCTGTTCAATCCCCTGAAAGATGTCAACTTTGAAGCCGTTGAGACCGATATTGATGCTGATGAGCATCCTGAAAGCCAAATTCCGATTGAAGAATTGCAGCTTTCCGTTCGGGCTTATAACTGCTTGAAACGCGCCCAGATCAATTCCGTGGCAGATCTCTTGGATTACACCCAGGAAGATCTATTGGAGATCAAAAACTTTGGGGCTAAGTCTGCTGAAGAGGTTGTGGAAGCGCTCCAAGAACGCTTGGGAATTACCCTTCCAAAGGAAAAGTCTTCTAAGTCTAGTAGCTAG
- the infA gene encoding translation initiation factor IF-1, which translates to MSKEDLIEMEGTVVDSLPNAMFRVDLDNGFNVLAHISGKIRRNYIKILPGDRVKVELSPYDLNKGRITYRLKNKR; encoded by the coding sequence TTGTCTAAAGAAGATTTAATCGAAATGGAAGGAACTGTCGTAGATTCGCTCCCCAATGCAATGTTTCGGGTTGATCTAGACAATGGCTTTAACGTTCTAGCTCATATTTCCGGAAAGATTCGTCGCAACTACATCAAGATTCTTCCGGGCGATCGGGTCAAAGTGGAATTGTCTCCCTACGACTTGAATAAAGGGCGGATCACCTACCGATTGAAAAATAAGAGATAG
- the rpsM gene encoding 30S ribosomal protein S13 — MARIAGVDLPRDKRVEIGLTYIYGIGLTRSKEVLAKTGINPDTRVKELSDAEVAALREAVEGGYQIEGDLRRWEAMNIKRLMDIGTYRGRRHRLGLPVRGQRTRTNARTRRGGRRTVAGKKKAPKK; from the coding sequence GTGGCGCGGATTGCTGGTGTAGACCTGCCTCGCGATAAGCGAGTAGAAATTGGTCTGACATATATTTACGGAATTGGCTTGACCCGCTCCAAGGAAGTGCTGGCGAAGACCGGGATTAATCCCGATACTCGCGTCAAAGAACTCAGCGATGCTGAAGTGGCTGCACTTCGGGAAGCGGTCGAAGGTGGGTATCAGATCGAAGGGGATCTGCGCCGCTGGGAAGCCATGAATATCAAGCGTCTCATGGACATCGGAACCTATCGGGGCCGTCGTCATCGTCTTGGATTACCGGTGCGCGGGCAACGGACGCGTACCAATGCTCGGACTCGCCGAGGCGGTCGTCGTACCGTTGCTGGTAAGAAGAAGGCACCGAAGAAGTAA
- the rplQ gene encoding 50S ribosomal protein L17: MRHRCKVPQLGRPADQRKALLRALTTELIRNGRITTTKARAQAVRSEAEHMITLAKDGSLAARRQALGYMYDKQLVHALFEQAGERYGNRNGGYTRILRTVSRRGDNAQMAIIELV; this comes from the coding sequence ATGCGTCACCGTTGTAAGGTTCCCCAATTGGGAAGACCAGCGGATCAGCGCAAGGCACTGCTGCGTGCCCTGACGACTGAACTGATTCGTAACGGTCGGATCACGACCACCAAAGCCCGCGCCCAAGCTGTTCGCTCTGAAGCTGAACATATGATTACGCTGGCCAAGGATGGTTCCTTAGCTGCCCGTCGGCAAGCTTTGGGATATATGTATGACAAGCAGCTTGTCCATGCTCTGTTTGAGCAAGCGGGTGAGCGCTATGGTAACCGGAATGGTGGTTACACTCGCATTCTGCGAACGGTCTCCCGTCGGGGAGACAATGCTCAGATGGCGATCATTGAGCTGGTTTAA
- a CDS encoding adenylate kinase: MTRLIFLGAPGAGKGTQAKLLAESQGIPHISTGDILRAAVAHQTPLGVKAKQYMDAGELVPDSLVIDLIRERLQEPDAQKGWILDGFPRNEPQAGFLDTLLQEIHQECDRVINLDVPDEVVVQRLVKRGEDSGRSDDNEATIRRRLDVYREQTAPLIAFYQTKNALVTIDGNQSMDAVTAALKAAVA; the protein is encoded by the coding sequence GTGACACGGTTGATTTTTCTCGGTGCACCCGGTGCTGGTAAAGGCACACAGGCCAAGTTGCTCGCGGAATCTCAGGGCATTCCCCATATTTCTACCGGGGATATCCTGCGAGCCGCAGTCGCCCATCAAACCCCACTGGGGGTCAAAGCCAAACAGTATATGGATGCTGGGGAACTGGTGCCCGATAGCCTGGTCATTGACCTGATTCGGGAGCGACTTCAGGAACCCGACGCCCAAAAAGGTTGGATTCTTGATGGGTTTCCCCGTAATGAACCCCAAGCGGGTTTTCTAGACACCTTGCTCCAAGAAATCCACCAGGAATGCGATCGGGTGATCAATCTGGATGTTCCGGATGAGGTGGTGGTGCAGCGTCTGGTTAAGCGGGGCGAAGACAGTGGGCGCTCTGATGACAACGAAGCCACCATTCGTCGTCGTCTCGATGTGTACCGAGAACAAACCGCGCCGCTAATTGCCTTTTATCAGACTAAAAACGCTTTAGTGACGATCGATGGGAACCAAAGCATGGACGCTGTCACAGCAGCTTTGAAAGCCGCCGTTGCTTAG
- the rpsK gene encoding 30S ribosomal protein S11 encodes MAKPNRRTGARKVKKNIPTGVAHIQSTFNNTIVTISDTQGETVSWASAGSSGFKGAKKGTPFAAQTAAENAARRAIDCGMRQIEVMVSGPGSGRETAIRALQGAGLEITLIRDVTPIPHNGCRPPKRRRV; translated from the coding sequence ATGGCAAAACCAAATCGTAGAACGGGTGCGCGGAAGGTTAAGAAGAATATTCCAACCGGTGTAGCGCACATTCAGTCCACCTTCAACAACACGATCGTAACAATTTCAGATACCCAGGGAGAAACTGTTTCTTGGGCATCCGCTGGGTCTAGCGGCTTTAAAGGCGCTAAGAAGGGAACCCCCTTTGCGGCTCAGACTGCGGCAGAAAATGCAGCCCGTCGAGCCATCGACTGTGGGATGCGGCAGATTGAAGTGATGGTGAGTGGCCCTGGCTCCGGTCGGGAAACCGCAATTCGGGCACTTCAGGGCGCTGGCTTAGAAATCACCCTGATCCGTGACGTAACGCCCATTCCTCACAATGGTTGTCGTCCTCCGAAGCGTCGTCGCGTGTAA
- the rpsI gene encoding 30S ribosomal protein S9, producing MAEQDRAMYQGTGRRKSAIARVRIVPGSGQIVINGKPGEEYLQGNPDYLAAAKAPLETLGLENDYDVLVNAHGGGLTGQADAIKMGAARALCQLDPENRSPLKKEGLLTRDPRAKERRKYGLRKARKAPQYSKR from the coding sequence ATGGCAGAACAAGATCGCGCAATGTATCAAGGAACCGGTCGTCGCAAGTCGGCGATCGCTCGGGTGCGGATCGTTCCCGGTAGTGGCCAAATTGTCATCAATGGCAAGCCCGGTGAAGAGTATCTGCAAGGCAATCCTGACTATCTGGCAGCGGCCAAAGCGCCCCTGGAAACCTTGGGTTTGGAAAATGACTACGACGTGTTGGTCAACGCCCATGGTGGTGGTTTGACCGGCCAAGCTGATGCTATCAAGATGGGTGCGGCTCGGGCTCTGTGCCAATTGGATCCGGAAAACCGTTCTCCTTTGAAGAAGGAAGGTTTACTGACCCGGGATCCTCGGGCGAAGGAACGTCGCAAGTACGGTCTGCGCAAAGCTCGGAAAGCGCCTCAGTACTCCAAGCGCTAA
- the secY gene encoding preprotein translocase subunit SecY yields the protein MVVNRDKAPTAQETFMQMAQAAGLRGRLLLTIGLLVLLRLGIFIPVPGIDRTRFSELFSNSGVLNFLDLFAGGGLKTLGVFALGIIPYINASIILQLLTAAIPKLEDLQKNEGEAGRRKISQITRYVALGWAIIQSTILTFGLLQPVAQNWGPFFVLETVLTLTAGSMFVMWVGELITERGIGNGASLLIFLNIVSTLPQSLGKTFELLQTGSRESVGGAIVLLLVFLAMVVGIVFVQEGTRRIPIISARRQVGRRTYLEKSSYLPLRLNQGGVMPIIFASAVLSFPSLLAGAFKDQGISNFIGTYLRPGSIVYDIIYLLMILFFSYFYASLVIQPDEMSKNLKKMGASIPGIRPGKATTDYVEKVLNRLTFLGAIFLGVVAIVPTAVESATRVPTFQGFGATSLLILVGVAIDTAKQIQTYVISQRYEGMVKQ from the coding sequence ATGGTCGTTAATCGCGATAAGGCTCCTACCGCACAGGAAACTTTCATGCAGATGGCGCAGGCAGCAGGACTGAGAGGTCGCTTGCTCTTGACGATCGGTCTGTTGGTTCTATTGCGGTTGGGCATTTTCATTCCAGTTCCAGGCATCGATCGCACTCGATTTAGTGAACTGTTTTCCAATAGTGGGGTTTTAAACTTCCTAGACCTGTTTGCGGGCGGGGGGTTAAAAACCTTGGGAGTCTTTGCCCTAGGGATTATTCCCTACATCAACGCTTCGATTATTCTGCAACTGTTGACCGCCGCCATCCCCAAGCTGGAAGACTTGCAAAAAAACGAAGGGGAGGCGGGACGTCGAAAAATTTCCCAGATTACCCGCTACGTGGCATTGGGCTGGGCAATTATTCAAAGTACAATTCTCACGTTTGGTCTTTTGCAGCCGGTTGCTCAAAATTGGGGGCCCTTCTTCGTCCTTGAAACCGTGCTGACCCTGACCGCCGGTTCGATGTTTGTCATGTGGGTCGGAGAACTGATTACAGAACGCGGCATTGGTAATGGGGCGTCTTTGCTGATTTTTCTCAACATTGTTTCCACATTACCCCAGTCCCTGGGCAAAACCTTTGAACTGCTGCAAACCGGAAGTCGAGAATCCGTGGGTGGCGCGATCGTCCTGCTCTTGGTATTCCTGGCCATGGTGGTGGGAATTGTCTTTGTTCAAGAGGGCACTCGCCGGATTCCGATCATTTCGGCCCGTCGCCAGGTGGGTCGTCGTACCTATCTAGAAAAAAGCAGCTACCTGCCCCTGCGTTTAAATCAGGGGGGGGTGATGCCAATTATTTTTGCCTCAGCGGTCTTAAGTTTCCCCAGTTTGCTAGCTGGTGCCTTTAAGGATCAGGGCATTAGTAACTTTATCGGTACCTATCTACGGCCTGGTAGCATTGTCTACGACATCATCTATTTGTTGATGATTCTGTTTTTCAGTTATTTCTATGCCTCTCTGGTGATTCAGCCCGATGAGATGTCGAAGAACCTGAAGAAAATGGGAGCCAGCATTCCCGGTATTCGTCCTGGTAAGGCGACCACCGACTACGTAGAAAAGGTGCTGAATCGCCTTACTTTCCTGGGGGCTATCTTCTTAGGAGTGGTTGCGATCGTTCCCACCGCTGTAGAAAGTGCGACCCGCGTTCCCACCTTCCAAGGGTTTGGGGCCACTTCCTTGTTGATTCTGGTCGGCGTGGCGATTGACACAGCGAAACAGATTCAAACCTATGTCATTTCTCAGCGTTACGAAGGGATGGTGAAACAATAG